One part of the Olleya sp. YS genome encodes these proteins:
- a CDS encoding methylmalonyl-CoA mutase family protein codes for MIQATPYKPKHKVRIVTAASLFDGHDASINIMRRIIQATGVEVIHLGHDRSVDEVVNTAIQEDVNAICLTSYQGGHNEYFKYMHDLLQERGAGHIKIFGGGGGVILPSEIKELMDYGIARIYSPDDGRAMGLQGMINDLVKQSDFAVGDVLNGEIDELPTKNPKAIARVISSAENFPEVAKDTLDKIHKKNETSKTPVLGITGTGGAGKSSLVDELVRRFLIDFPEKTIGLVSVDPSKRKTGGALLGDRIRMNAINSPRVYMRSLATRQSNLALSKYVHEAIEVLKAAEYDLIILETSGIGQSDTEIIEHSDVSLYVMTPEFGAATQLEKIDMLDFADLVAINKFDKRGSLDALRDVKKQYMRNNNLWDVPQENLPVFGTIASQFNDPGMNTLYKAIMDKLVERTDADLKSTFHISDEMSEKIFVIPPSRTRYLSEIAENNRAYDKKATEQVEVAQKLYGIYKTLGSVLNVSSSAVETSLLDKHGLNSDEILKQVQDDNTDFVKLLISEFDRVKLNLDPYYWEVITGWDEKVNKYKNPIYSFKVRDKEIKIETHTESLSHLQIPKVALPKYQAWGDLLQWTLQENVPGEFPYTSGLYPFKRTGEDPARMFAGEGGPERTNRRFHYVSAGLPAKRLSTAFDSVTLYGNDPDLRPDIYGKIGNAGVSICCLDDAKKLYSGFDLANVMTSVSMTINGPAPMLLGFFMNAAIDQQCEMYIKENGLEKEVEAKIAKLYKDKERPSYNGDLPEGNNGLGLMLLGVTGDQVLPAEVYADIKKNTIAQVRGTVQADILKEDQAQNTCIFSTEFALRLMGDVQEYFIDNNVRNFYSVSISGYHIAEAGANPITQLALTLSNGFTYVEYYLSRGMDINKFGPNLSFFFSNGIDPEYAVIGRVARKIWAKAMKHKYGANARAQMLKYHIQTSGRSLHAQEIDFNDIRTTLQALYAIYDNCNSLHTNAYDEAITTPTEESVRRAMAIQLIINKELGLNKNENPIQGSFIIEELTDLVEEAVLLEFDRITERGGVLGAMETMYQRSKIQEESLYYETLKHNGDFPIIGVNTFLSSKGSPTVIPAEVIRATEEEKQFQIKTLENLHKANDTKALLKDLQKKAINNENIFEALMDVCKVCSLGEITSALFEVGGQYRRNM; via the coding sequence AATGCTATATGTTTAACTTCTTATCAAGGAGGACATAACGAGTATTTTAAATACATGCATGATTTACTTCAAGAGCGTGGTGCAGGACATATCAAGATTTTTGGTGGAGGTGGAGGTGTAATATTACCTTCTGAAATTAAAGAGTTAATGGATTATGGTATTGCTCGTATCTATTCGCCAGATGATGGTCGTGCAATGGGATTACAAGGTATGATTAACGATTTGGTTAAGCAATCTGATTTTGCAGTGGGTGATGTTTTGAATGGCGAAATTGATGAGCTTCCAACAAAAAATCCAAAAGCGATTGCAAGAGTTATTTCTTCTGCCGAAAATTTTCCAGAAGTAGCAAAAGACACTTTAGACAAAATTCATAAAAAAAATGAAACATCTAAAACACCAGTTTTAGGAATTACAGGTACTGGTGGAGCAGGTAAATCTAGTCTAGTAGATGAATTGGTTAGACGTTTTTTAATCGATTTTCCAGAAAAAACAATAGGTTTAGTGTCTGTAGACCCTTCAAAACGTAAAACAGGTGGTGCACTTTTAGGTGATAGAATCCGTATGAATGCAATAAACTCACCAAGAGTGTATATGCGTAGTTTGGCGACAAGACAATCTAACTTGGCGTTATCAAAATATGTACATGAAGCTATTGAAGTTTTAAAAGCTGCAGAATACGATTTAATTATTTTAGAGACTTCTGGAATTGGACAGTCTGATACAGAGATTATAGAGCATAGTGACGTGTCCTTGTACGTTATGACACCAGAATTTGGTGCTGCTACACAATTAGAAAAAATCGACATGCTTGATTTTGCAGATTTAGTGGCCATCAATAAATTTGACAAACGTGGATCTCTAGATGCGTTGCGCGATGTTAAAAAGCAGTACATGCGTAATAATAATCTATGGGATGTTCCACAAGAAAATTTACCTGTTTTTGGGACGATTGCTTCGCAATTTAACGATCCAGGAATGAATACGCTTTATAAAGCGATTATGGATAAGTTGGTAGAGAGAACAGACGCTGATTTAAAATCAACTTTTCATATTTCTGATGAGATGAGCGAGAAGATTTTCGTCATTCCTCCAAGTCGTACACGTTACTTATCTGAAATTGCTGAAAATAATCGTGCATACGATAAAAAAGCAACAGAACAAGTTGAGGTAGCCCAAAAACTATACGGAATATACAAAACATTAGGTTCAGTACTTAATGTCTCGTCGAGCGCAGTCGAGACGTCTCTTTTAGACAAACATGGATTAAATAGTGATGAGATACTGAAACAAGTTCAGGATGACAACACCGATTTTGTTAAACTTCTTATTTCAGAATTTGATCGCGTAAAACTAAACTTAGATCCTTACTATTGGGAAGTGATTACAGGTTGGGATGAGAAAGTAAACAAGTATAAAAATCCAATCTACAGCTTTAAAGTAAGAGATAAAGAAATAAAGATTGAAACCCATACCGAGTCACTTTCTCATTTACAAATACCAAAAGTAGCCTTACCAAAGTATCAAGCCTGGGGAGATTTATTGCAATGGACATTACAAGAAAATGTGCCAGGTGAGTTTCCATACACCTCTGGTTTATATCCATTTAAACGTACAGGAGAAGATCCAGCACGTATGTTTGCAGGAGAAGGTGGACCAGAACGTACCAACAGACGTTTTCATTACGTTAGTGCTGGTTTACCAGCTAAGCGTTTATCCACTGCTTTTGACAGTGTGACGCTTTACGGAAACGATCCAGATTTACGTCCAGACATCTATGGTAAAATTGGTAATGCTGGTGTAAGTATTTGCTGTTTAGATGACGCTAAAAAACTATATTCTGGTTTTGATTTAGCTAATGTTATGACATCGGTAAGTATGACTATTAATGGTCCAGCACCAATGTTGCTAGGCTTTTTTATGAATGCTGCAATCGACCAACAATGTGAGATGTATATCAAAGAAAATGGTCTAGAAAAAGAAGTAGAAGCTAAAATTGCTAAACTATATAAAGACAAAGAACGTCCATCTTATAATGGTGATTTACCAGAAGGGAATAATGGTTTAGGTTTAATGCTTTTAGGTGTGACAGGTGACCAAGTATTACCAGCAGAGGTCTATGCAGACATTAAAAAAAATACAATAGCCCAAGTAAGAGGAACAGTACAAGCCGATATTTTAAAAGAAGACCAAGCACAAAATACCTGTATATTTTCAACTGAATTTGCGCTACGTTTAATGGGAGATGTACAAGAGTATTTTATTGACAATAATGTGCGTAATTTCTATTCGGTGTCTATTTCTGGATACCATATTGCTGAAGCAGGAGCCAATCCAATTACACAATTAGCCTTGACATTATCTAATGGTTTCACTTACGTGGAATATTATTTAAGTCGCGGAATGGATATTAATAAGTTTGGACCAAACTTATCCTTCTTTTTCTCAAACGGAATCGATCCAGAATACGCAGTAATTGGTAGAGTAGCACGTAAAATTTGGGCAAAAGCCATGAAGCACAAATATGGTGCAAATGCAAGAGCGCAAATGTTGAAGTACCATATTCAAACGTCAGGACGAAGCTTACACGCTCAAGAAATTGACTTTAACGACATACGTACTACGCTTCAAGCATTATATGCGATTTACGATAACTGTAACTCATTACACACCAATGCATACGATGAAGCCATTACGACACCAACTGAAGAATCGGTTAGACGTGCTATGGCGATTCAACTTATTATTAATAAAGAATTAGGTTTAAATAAAAACGAAAATCCAATTCAAGGGTCGTTTATTATTGAAGAATTAACCGATTTAGTCGAAGAAGCAGTCTTGTTAGAATTTGATCGTATCACAGAACGAGGAGGTGTACTTGGTGCTATGGAAACCATGTACCAACGTAGTAAAATACAAGAAGAAAGTTTGTATTACGAAACATTAAAACATAATGGAGACTTCCCAATAATTGGCGTAAACACATTTTTAAGTTCTAAAGGCTCACCAACTGTTATTCCTGCGGAAGTTATTAGAGCAACAGAAGAAGAAAAGCAGTTTCAAATTAAAACTTTAGAGAATTTGCATAAAGCGAATGATACAAAAGCTTTATTGAAAGACCTTCAGAAAAAAGCAATCAATAACGAGAATATTTTTGAAGCGTTGATGGATGTTTGTAAAGTATGTAGTTTAGGTGAAATCACTTCAGCATTATTTGAAGTAGGCGGACAGTATAGACGCAACATGTAA
- a CDS encoding DEAD/DEAH box helicase: MSFKKYHPLLKESIENVGFATTNAFQKQVMPLIKGGSDVYAIGPKGCGKTTAMVISTIQKLDAAAFEDSPRALIIAKDRQTTLDLKERFEVFTKNTDLRIYCAYEESDLEKQREEIYYGVDILIATPKRLSKLYHLNSVHSGELKLFIIHDADFVTRNNYHNYILRLSESAPKAQFVIFSETFNSKIKAFQDWFMFNARIVEVK, from the coding sequence ATGTCTTTCAAAAAATACCATCCATTATTAAAAGAATCAATTGAAAATGTAGGTTTTGCTACCACTAATGCGTTTCAAAAACAAGTGATGCCTTTAATAAAAGGAGGAAGTGATGTGTATGCAATTGGTCCAAAAGGATGTGGTAAAACTACTGCAATGGTTATTAGCACCATTCAAAAATTAGATGCAGCAGCTTTTGAAGATTCTCCAAGAGCTTTAATTATTGCAAAAGACAGACAAACAACATTGGATTTAAAAGAACGCTTTGAAGTATTTACAAAAAATACAGATTTACGTATTTATTGTGCTTATGAAGAAAGTGATTTAGAAAAACAACGTGAAGAAATTTACTATGGAGTTGATATTTTAATTGCTACACCAAAACGATTAAGCAAACTGTACCATTTAAATAGTGTGCATTCTGGAGAATTAAAATTATTTATTATTCATGATGCCGATTTTGTTACCAGAAACAACTACCATAATTATATTTTAAGATTAAGTGAAAGTGCGCCAAAAGCACAGTTTGTTATTTTCTCCGAAACCTTTAATTCTAAAATAAAAGCTTTTCAAGACTGGTTTATGTTTAATGCAAGAATTGTAGAAGTTAAATAA
- a CDS encoding DJ-1/PfpI family protein, with amino-acid sequence MKHLIYILTFTLLLNCNSDNKRVEKQFPKLESNRYNVAFLIMDGTYNTELTAPFDIFQHTIFREKIKAMNVFTVANTDEAITSFEGMRILPDYNYVTDDLPKIDILVVPSAEHHLDTDLEDKAMIEFVQKVDKEAVFVTSHCDGAFVLAKAGVLDNSVSTTFPSDVDAMRTMFPELDIRKDVLFVHDGKYITSAGGAKSFEAALYLCEHLYGKEITQSLAGGLVIDWNLEEVPHLVIEK; translated from the coding sequence ATGAAACACTTAATATACATTTTAACCTTTACTCTACTATTAAACTGTAATTCTGATAATAAAAGAGTAGAAAAACAGTTCCCAAAGCTGGAGTCCAACCGTTACAATGTAGCTTTTCTAATTATGGATGGCACTTACAATACCGAGTTAACTGCTCCTTTCGACATCTTTCAGCACACCATTTTTAGAGAGAAAATTAAAGCAATGAATGTCTTTACTGTTGCCAATACGGATGAAGCCATTACCTCTTTTGAAGGGATGCGCATCTTACCTGATTACAATTATGTTACTGATGATTTACCTAAAATTGATATCCTTGTTGTACCAAGTGCAGAACACCATTTAGATACCGATTTAGAAGACAAAGCTATGATAGAATTTGTTCAAAAAGTGGATAAAGAAGCGGTTTTTGTAACTTCACATTGTGATGGTGCATTTGTACTAGCAAAAGCAGGTGTATTGGACAATTCTGTGTCTACTACTTTTCCAAGTGATGTAGATGCTATGCGCACCATGTTTCCAGAATTGGATATTAGAAAAGATGTTCTCTTTGTTCACGATGGTAAATACATCACCTCTGCTGGTGGTGCTAAAAGTTTTGAGGCTGCTTTATATTTGTGTGAACACCTTTACGGAAAAGAAATTACTCAATCTTTAGCTGGTGGATTGGTTATTGACTGGAACTTGGAAGAAGTTCCACACCTAGTGATTGAAAAATAA
- a CDS encoding VOC family protein → MNLNQVTISSKNVHKSVAFYKLLGLKLIVDALPRYARFECPDGEATFSIHLNKAMQTNNNTTIYFEDEDLDNLVLKLKQKGLIFISEPTDQSWLWREANLEDPDGNTIKLYKAGVNRKNPPWRIN, encoded by the coding sequence ATGAATTTAAATCAAGTTACCATATCCTCAAAAAATGTACATAAATCAGTAGCATTTTATAAACTTTTAGGGCTTAAACTTATTGTTGATGCCTTACCACGATATGCTCGATTTGAGTGTCCTGATGGAGAAGCTACATTTTCCATTCATTTAAATAAAGCTATGCAAACCAATAACAACACTACTATTTATTTTGAAGATGAAGATTTAGATAATTTAGTTTTAAAACTTAAACAAAAAGGACTTATTTTTATCTCAGAACCTACAGATCAATCGTGGTTATGGCGTGAAGCCAACTTGGAAGATCCTGACGGAAATACCATTAAACTATATAAAGCTGGCGTAAACAGAAAAAATCCACCTTGGCGAATAAATTAA
- a CDS encoding MFS transporter, whose product MKTLFKNYFNSFNGLSSEIWWLALITLINRAGTMVIPFLSIYLNEDLGITKSNIGWIMSCFGLGSLVGTWFGGKLTDVFGYYKIMVISLLSTGFLFIGLQYLTTFKSLCIGVFLTMCVADMFRPASFVAMSAYSKPENKTRSVTLIRLAINLGFSAGPAIGGLIITKLSYSGLFWVDGVTCILATIVMFYVLNPKKAKIQDDIMVENPESAYKDKSFLIFFVAMILFAIVFFQYFSAMPIYYREAHQLSELEVGLLLGANGLFIFLFEMPLIKWLEKTKNTKVGLILFGAFLTTISLLILNFTGWSGILIMGMFLMTVGEMIAFPFAHRFALDRAKKGNQGEYMAMYAMAFSVGSIFGHNVGLQLAEKLGFDNTWFIMTILGMVCVALLFFLKTYVKKEYK is encoded by the coding sequence ATGAAAACGCTATTTAAAAACTACTTTAATTCTTTTAATGGATTATCATCAGAAATCTGGTGGCTAGCACTAATCACACTAATTAATAGAGCAGGTACAATGGTAATCCCTTTTTTATCAATCTACCTTAATGAAGATTTAGGTATAACTAAATCTAATATTGGATGGATTATGTCATGCTTTGGTCTTGGATCTCTAGTAGGTACTTGGTTTGGAGGAAAGCTAACAGACGTATTTGGTTATTACAAAATTATGGTCATCAGTTTGTTATCTACAGGGTTTTTATTTATAGGATTACAATATTTAACAACGTTTAAATCTTTATGCATAGGTGTATTTCTAACTATGTGTGTTGCAGACATGTTTAGACCTGCTTCTTTTGTAGCTATGAGTGCTTACAGTAAGCCAGAAAACAAAACACGAAGTGTTACACTAATAAGACTAGCTATTAATCTTGGTTTCTCAGCTGGTCCTGCTATTGGAGGTTTAATAATAACAAAGTTAAGTTACTCTGGCTTGTTTTGGGTAGATGGTGTAACTTGTATTTTAGCGACAATAGTAATGTTTTACGTTTTAAATCCAAAAAAGGCTAAAATACAGGATGATATTATGGTTGAAAATCCTGAGTCCGCTTATAAAGACAAGTCGTTTTTAATATTTTTTGTGGCTATGATTTTATTTGCAATTGTCTTTTTTCAATATTTTTCAGCCATGCCAATATATTACAGAGAGGCACATCAATTAAGTGAACTTGAAGTTGGACTATTACTAGGTGCAAACGGATTATTTATATTCCTATTTGAAATGCCTTTAATTAAGTGGTTAGAAAAAACAAAAAATACTAAAGTTGGTCTTATTCTATTTGGTGCATTTTTAACCACAATAAGTTTACTAATCCTAAACTTTACAGGTTGGTCAGGCATATTAATTATGGGAATGTTTTTAATGACTGTTGGAGAAATGATTGCTTTCCCGTTTGCGCATAGATTTGCATTAGATAGAGCAAAAAAAGGAAATCAAGGAGAATATATGGCCATGTATGCTATGGCGTTTTCGGTAGGAAGCATTTTTGGACATAATGTTGGTCTACAATTAGCAGAAAAATTAGGCTTTGACAATACATGGTTTATTATGACTATTCTAGGAATGGTCTGTGTTGCACTGTTATTTTTCTTAAAAACATACGTTAAAAAAGAATACAAATGA
- a CDS encoding DUF1684 domain-containing protein: MRVLIFFFLIISTFSCAQDKLPLLGETEHQREMNAKFKDAAKSPLTDQDRKDFRGLDFFKFDSTYIVTALFKRTPNEASFKMKTTTDRLVDYVKYGEVTFTLKGKELKLNVYQNLEAVKQLGEEEALFLPFMDNTNGEESYKGGRYIEVKLPENNKMVIDFNNAYNPYCAYNKKYSCPIVPDENRLYVAIEAGVKKYDDH, encoded by the coding sequence ATGAGAGTCTTAATTTTCTTTTTTTTAATTATCAGTACTTTTAGCTGTGCGCAAGACAAATTACCATTATTAGGTGAGACTGAGCATCAACGTGAAATGAATGCAAAGTTTAAAGATGCAGCAAAATCACCATTAACAGATCAAGACCGCAAAGACTTTAGAGGCTTAGATTTTTTTAAGTTTGATAGTACATATATCGTGACTGCTTTGTTTAAAAGAACACCAAATGAAGCCTCTTTTAAAATGAAAACTACCACAGACCGATTAGTAGATTATGTTAAGTATGGTGAGGTAACATTTACGTTGAAAGGAAAAGAATTAAAACTTAACGTTTATCAAAATCTAGAAGCGGTTAAGCAATTAGGCGAAGAAGAAGCCTTATTTTTACCCTTCATGGATAATACTAATGGAGAAGAAAGCTATAAAGGTGGTCGCTATATCGAGGTCAAATTACCAGAAAACAACAAGATGGTTATAGATTTCAATAATGCTTATAACCCTTATTGTGCTTATAATAAAAAGTATTCTTGCCCAATTGTACCAGATGAAAATAGATTATACGTTGCTATTGAAGCAGGAGTTAAAAAGTATGATGACCACTAA
- the crcB gene encoding fluoride efflux transporter CrcB, translating into MKQLVLVFIGGGFGSVLRYILGKSLNSSENGIPYGTFLANVLGSLLIGIILGIALKNNTLTNNQTVLLATGFCGGFTTFSTFAYENHVFLKAGDFTSFAFYTIASFVLGFLAVFLGLWLAKQF; encoded by the coding sequence ATGAAGCAACTTGTATTAGTTTTTATAGGTGGAGGCTTTGGAAGCGTCCTTAGGTATATATTAGGTAAGTCTTTAAATAGCTCTGAAAATGGTATTCCTTACGGAACCTTTTTAGCTAACGTTTTAGGAAGTTTATTAATAGGAATTATTTTAGGTATAGCTCTAAAAAACAATACGCTAACAAATAACCAAACAGTATTATTAGCAACAGGATTTTGTGGTGGATTCACCACGTTTTCTACGTTTGCTTATGAAAATCATGTGTTTTTAAAAGCAGGAGATTTTACCAGCTTTGCGTTTTATACAATTGCAAGTTTTGTATTAGGGTTTCTAGCTGTATTTTTAGGATTATGGCTAGCTAAGCAATTTTAG
- a CDS encoding GyrI-like domain-containing protein has protein sequence MKYLKYILFLLLIVIIAAAIYIAVQPNSYSVTRSKTIQAPASLVYNEVIDFKNWQDWNAWVEEKPEMTLTYPEKTSGIDGSYSWTDDGETGRMKTIAANPNASITQEMQFGEFPKSDVMWEFTPNEDGSTEVKWTISGKDLPFGFKAFAAFSGGMDKQIGPYYERSLELLDRKVVESMKQFNIKVDGITEYGGGFYMYKTTAATGTNISELIGKQYGEIMAYMAKNSIVQTGMPFTIYNEMNPETGNIIMSQAIPVMNKITVENDSEVLCGYIPKTKALKTTLKGNYTYLPDAWEAANKYIAENNLEQSDLDPFEIYANDPGNVPNPSNWVTEIYLPLK, from the coding sequence ATGAAATATTTAAAGTATATCTTATTTCTTCTCCTTATTGTCATTATAGCAGCTGCAATTTATATTGCTGTTCAACCAAATAGTTATTCTGTGACAAGAAGTAAAACCATACAGGCACCTGCAAGTCTTGTATATAATGAAGTTATTGATTTTAAAAATTGGCAAGATTGGAATGCTTGGGTTGAAGAAAAACCAGAAATGACCTTAACGTATCCTGAAAAAACTAGTGGTATTGATGGGTCTTATTCTTGGACAGATGATGGTGAAACTGGTAGAATGAAAACTATAGCTGCCAACCCAAATGCATCCATTACACAAGAAATGCAATTTGGAGAGTTTCCTAAATCTGACGTTATGTGGGAGTTTACTCCAAATGAAGATGGTAGCACAGAAGTAAAATGGACCATATCAGGTAAAGATTTACCTTTTGGATTCAAAGCGTTTGCAGCCTTTTCTGGAGGTATGGACAAACAAATAGGACCTTATTACGAGCGTAGTTTAGAACTTTTAGATAGAAAAGTTGTTGAAAGTATGAAACAATTTAATATTAAAGTAGATGGTATAACAGAATATGGTGGTGGATTTTACATGTATAAAACTACAGCAGCAACAGGAACAAATATTAGCGAATTAATTGGAAAACAATATGGCGAAATCATGGCATATATGGCTAAAAATAGTATAGTACAGACTGGAATGCCTTTTACTATTTATAACGAAATGAATCCTGAAACTGGTAATATAATTATGAGTCAAGCCATACCTGTGATGAATAAAATTACTGTTGAAAACGATAGTGAAGTCCTTTGTGGTTACATACCAAAAACTAAAGCTTTAAAAACAACTTTAAAAGGAAATTACACTTATTTACCTGATGCTTGGGAGGCTGCAAATAAATATATTGCTGAAAATAATCTGGAGCAATCTGATTTAGATCCATTTGAAATATATGCTAATGATCCAGGAAATGTCCCGAACCCATCCAATTGGGTAACAGAAATATATTTACCACTTAAGTAA
- a CDS encoding dihydrofolate reductase, with product MRIKHVLSVALIATLFLSCGNDKTDKSTTEDNKKTETDFDFNVEQFADIKILRYQIPGWDNLTLKEQKLVYYLTEAGLAGRDIMWDQNYRHNLKIRKALENVYTNYEGDKNTDNWKAFTTYLKRVWFSNGIHHHYSNDKLKPEFSQDYLKEIMSATNTTLAGEAFDVIFNDADSKKVNQAKGVDNVGLSAVNFYGPNVTNADVEAFYSKMKSPNPEKPLSFGLNSQLVKENGVLKERVYKSGGLYGSAIDEIVKWLELAKGVAENKEQGDALGLLIKYYKSGDLQTWDDYNVAWTAATKGNVDYINSFIEVYNDPLGYRGSYENIVQINDFDMSQKMAVLSENAQWFEDNSPLMDEHKKKNVVGVTYKVVNVAGEAGDASPSTPIGVNLPNANWIRAAVGSKSVSLGNIIHAYNNAGSTGRLKEFVHDDEEYELEEKYGQQADKLHTALHEVIGHASGQLNPGVGETKETLKNYASTLEEGRADLVGLYYLYNPKLQELGLVDDWKKIGMAAYDGYIRNGLMTQLIRLNLGDDVEEAHMRNRQWVSAWAFEKGKADNVIEKVTRDGKTYFNINDYDRLHELFGELLRETQRIKSEGDFKAVEALVEGYGVKVNQDIHSEVLERNKQFTSAPYSGFVNPVLVAETNDDGEITAIKVTQPDTFDGQMLDYSKNYSFLPEDN from the coding sequence ATGAGAATAAAACACGTATTAAGTGTTGCTTTAATTGCAACTCTATTTTTGTCTTGCGGTAATGATAAAACCGATAAATCAACAACTGAAGACAATAAAAAAACCGAAACAGACTTTGACTTTAACGTCGAACAGTTTGCAGATATTAAAATTTTACGATATCAAATTCCTGGTTGGGATAATTTAACTTTAAAAGAACAAAAACTAGTCTATTATTTAACTGAAGCAGGATTAGCTGGTCGTGACATAATGTGGGACCAAAATTACAGACACAATCTAAAAATTAGAAAAGCTTTAGAAAATGTATACACTAATTATGAAGGTGATAAAAACACAGATAACTGGAAGGCGTTTACTACTTACTTAAAGCGTGTTTGGTTTAGTAATGGTATTCATCATCATTATTCTAACGATAAGCTAAAACCAGAATTTTCTCAAGACTATTTAAAAGAGATTATGTCTGCTACAAACACAACATTAGCTGGCGAAGCTTTTGATGTTATTTTTAACGATGCAGATAGTAAAAAAGTAAATCAAGCAAAGGGTGTAGATAATGTGGGTTTATCTGCAGTTAATTTTTACGGTCCAAATGTGACTAATGCAGATGTAGAGGCGTTTTATTCTAAAATGAAATCTCCAAACCCAGAAAAGCCATTATCATTTGGCTTAAACTCGCAGTTAGTTAAAGAAAACGGAGTATTAAAAGAACGTGTTTATAAATCTGGAGGTTTATATGGATCTGCTATTGACGAAATTGTAAAATGGTTAGAATTAGCAAAAGGCGTTGCAGAAAATAAAGAACAAGGCGATGCACTAGGATTGTTAATCAAGTATTACAAATCTGGAGATTTACAGACTTGGGACGATTACAATGTGGCATGGACTGCAGCAACTAAAGGTAATGTTGATTATATTAATAGTTTTATAGAAGTGTATAACGACCCATTAGGTTACAGAGGGTCTTACGAGAATATTGTGCAAATCAACGATTTTGATATGTCACAAAAAATGGCTGTATTATCTGAAAACGCACAATGGTTTGAAGATAATTCACCTTTAATGGACGAGCATAAAAAGAAAAACGTTGTTGGTGTTACCTATAAAGTGGTAAACGTTGCAGGAGAAGCTGGAGACGCTTCACCAAGCACACCTATTGGTGTTAATTTACCTAATGCTAACTGGATTCGTGCAGCTGTTGGAAGTAAGTCGGTATCTTTAGGAAACATCATCCATGCCTATAATAATGCTGGAAGCACTGGTCGTTTAAAAGAATTTGTACATGATGACGAAGAGTATGAATTAGAAGAAAAATACGGACAACAAGCAGATAAATTACACACTGCATTACACGAAGTTATTGGTCACGCTTCTGGACAATTAAATCCTGGTGTTGGCGAAACCAAAGAAACGCTTAAAAATTACGCCTCAACTTTAGAAGAAGGTCGTGCAGATTTAGTAGGTCTTTACTATTTATACAATCCAAAATTACAAGAATTAGGATTGGTTGACGATTGGAAAAAAATAGGAATGGCAGCTTATGATGGTTACATACGTAATGGGTTAATGACTCAATTAATTAGATTAAATTTAGGTGATGATGTTGAAGAAGCACACATGCGTAACAGACAATGGGTTAGTGCTTGGGCTTTTGAAAAAGGAAAAGCAGATAATGTTATCGAAAAAGTAACTCGCGATGGAAAAACTTATTTTAATATTAACGATTATGATAGATTACACGAATTGTTTGGCGAGTTGTTACGCGAAACCCAACGTATTAAATCTGAAGGTGATTTTAAAGCAGTAGAGGCTTTAGTAGAAGGCTATGGTGTAAAAGTAAATCAGGATATTCATTCAGAAGTTTTAGAACGTAACAAACAATTTACATCTGCACCTTATAGTGGATTTGTAAATCCAGTTTTAGTTGCAGAAACAAATGATGATGGAGAGATTACAGCAATCAAAGTAACACAGCCAGATACGTTTGATGGACAAATGTTAGACTACAGTAAAAACTATAGCTTTTTACCAGAAGATAATTAA
- a CDS encoding nucleoside triphosphate pyrophosphohydrolase family protein, translating into MQDKIDAVKAFHTAFKIGHRETPKADLGLEKNLLRYELMREENEEYLEAAKNNDLVEVADALGDMLYILCGTIIEHGMQHKIEEVFNEIQRSNMSKLGDDGEPIYREDGKVLKGPNYFKPNIEAILKR; encoded by the coding sequence ATGCAAGATAAAATAGACGCAGTTAAAGCTTTTCATACTGCTTTTAAAATAGGTCACAGAGAAACACCAAAAGCCGATTTAGGTTTAGAAAAAAACCTGTTACGCTACGAGCTGATGCGTGAAGAAAATGAAGAATATTTAGAAGCAGCTAAAAATAATGATTTAGTTGAAGTTGCAGATGCTTTAGGCGATATGCTTTATATATTGTGTGGTACCATTATAGAACACGGAATGCAGCATAAAATTGAAGAGGTATTTAATGAAATACAACGCAGTAATATGAGTAAATTAGGAGACGATGGAGAACCTATTTACAGAGAGGATGGAAAAGTGCTAAAAGGACCAAATTACTTTAAACCTAATATTGAGGCTATTTTAAAAAGGTAA